In Streptomyces sp. SN-593, a single genomic region encodes these proteins:
- a CDS encoding sugar phosphate isomerase/epimerase family protein, giving the protein MRLAFSTLGLPALPIDQVVRLAAENGYHGVELRASDEEPVHPGLDADERARVVEQFASAGITILTVAAYARVAARGEDGPVLAEVEAAVDLAADLGASYVRVFPGGGDLPVAEADALAERRLAAVAPHATDRGVRVLLETHDSHRSGADVARVLGAVGHHAVGAIWDVMHTWLAGEQPSSTYPALAPYLGYVQVKDIASAEERTPLALGKGALPLAETIEVLSRAEWDGWLCWEYEKRWNPQAEEFPGLLEAGREHLARLLSESA; this is encoded by the coding sequence ATGAGACTCGCCTTCTCCACCCTCGGACTCCCCGCGTTGCCCATCGACCAGGTCGTGCGACTCGCGGCAGAAAACGGCTACCACGGCGTCGAGTTGCGCGCGAGCGACGAGGAACCGGTGCACCCGGGGCTCGACGCGGACGAACGCGCCCGGGTGGTCGAGCAGTTCGCGTCCGCCGGCATCACCATCCTCACCGTGGCCGCCTACGCGAGGGTGGCGGCCCGGGGCGAGGACGGCCCGGTGCTGGCCGAGGTCGAAGCCGCTGTCGACCTGGCCGCCGACCTGGGGGCGTCCTACGTCCGGGTCTTCCCGGGCGGAGGCGACCTGCCGGTTGCTGAGGCGGACGCGCTGGCCGAACGGCGCCTGGCAGCGGTGGCACCGCATGCGACCGACCGCGGGGTACGAGTGCTGCTGGAGACGCACGACTCGCACCGGTCCGGCGCCGACGTGGCGCGGGTGCTGGGAGCTGTCGGGCACCACGCCGTGGGTGCGATCTGGGACGTGATGCACACCTGGCTGGCCGGTGAGCAGCCGTCCTCGACCTATCCCGCACTCGCCCCGTACCTGGGATACGTGCAGGTCAAGGACATCGCCTCGGCGGAGGAGCGAACCCCGCTGGCGCTCGGCAAGGGTGCGCTGCCATTGGCGGAGACGATCGAGGTGCTCAGCCGCGCCGAGTGGGACGGCTGGCTGTGCTGGGAGTACGAGAAGAGGTGGAATCCGCAGGCGGAGGAGTTCCCGGGTCTGCTGGAGGCCGGACGGGAGCACCTGGCCCGGCTGTTGTCGGAGTCGGCCTGA
- a CDS encoding dihydrodipicolinate synthase family protein, with translation MTLLLPDASGELRAYRPRSEPVVHAAGLPLRSRVVYSAAHVVADPMRTAADAPAAVDWDATLAFRHHLWSTGLGVAEAMDTAQRGMGLDWPVAAELIRRSSAEARLTGGRIACGVGTDQLAGAAASGAGLAEVTAAYEEQLAVVEEAGSQAVLMASRALAAVAKGPDDYLEVYGHLLRQSADRVILHWLGPMFDPALVGYWGSDDLDAATETFLEVIAAHPDKVDGIKVSLLDADREVALRRRLPEGVRCYTGDDFNYPELIEGDGEGFSHALLGIFDPLAPVAAAAVSALDTGDAAGFRALLDPTVGLSRHLFEAPTRFYKTGVVLLAWLAGFQDHFTMVGGLQSARSLPHLARAYELADRVGLFADPELAEARMRGLLAVHGVDA, from the coding sequence GTGACCCTCCTGCTGCCCGACGCGTCCGGTGAACTGCGCGCCTACCGGCCACGTTCCGAACCCGTCGTCCATGCGGCGGGACTGCCCCTGCGCAGCAGGGTGGTCTACTCGGCCGCCCACGTCGTCGCCGACCCGATGCGCACCGCGGCCGACGCCCCCGCGGCCGTGGACTGGGACGCGACCCTCGCGTTCCGCCACCACCTGTGGAGCACGGGGCTCGGGGTGGCCGAGGCCATGGACACCGCGCAGCGCGGCATGGGCCTGGACTGGCCGGTCGCGGCGGAGCTCATCCGCAGGTCCTCTGCGGAGGCGCGGCTGACGGGCGGCCGGATCGCGTGCGGAGTGGGCACCGACCAACTGGCCGGTGCCGCCGCCTCGGGGGCCGGCCTCGCCGAGGTCACGGCCGCCTACGAGGAGCAGTTGGCAGTGGTGGAGGAGGCCGGTTCGCAGGCCGTCCTGATGGCCTCGCGCGCCTTGGCCGCCGTCGCCAAAGGACCCGACGACTACCTGGAGGTGTACGGACACTTGCTGCGGCAGTCCGCCGACCGGGTGATCCTGCACTGGCTCGGCCCGATGTTCGATCCCGCGCTGGTTGGCTACTGGGGCAGCGACGACCTCGACGCCGCGACCGAGACCTTCCTGGAGGTCATCGCCGCCCATCCGGACAAGGTTGACGGCATCAAGGTCTCGCTGCTTGACGCGGACCGGGAGGTCGCGCTGCGCCGCCGTCTGCCGGAGGGGGTGCGCTGCTACACGGGCGACGACTTCAACTACCCGGAGCTGATCGAGGGCGACGGCGAGGGCTTCAGCCATGCGCTGCTCGGGATCTTCGATCCGCTGGCGCCGGTGGCGGCCGCCGCGGTCAGCGCCCTGGACACCGGTGATGCCGCCGGATTCCGGGCGTTGCTGGACCCGACGGTCGGCCTGTCGCGGCACCTCTTCGAGGCGCCCACCCGCTTCTACAAGACCGGAGTGGTCCTGCTCGCCTGGCTTGCGGGATTCCAGGACCACTTCACCATGGTCGGCGGCCTCCAGTCCGCGCGTTCCCTTCCCCACCTCGCGCGGGCGTACGAACTCGCCGACCGGGTCGGCCTGTTCGCCGACCCCGAACTCGCCGAAGCCCGGATGCGCGGGCTGCTCGCCGTACACGGAGTGGACGCATGA
- a CDS encoding bifunctional helix-turn-helix transcriptional regulator/GNAT family N-acetyltransferase, producing MAVQEIRAFNRFYTNLIGALDYSRHLHTPFTLTEARVLYELAHARRTDAADLRVELSLDAGHLSRMLSKFEERQLVTRRPSEQDARRQRIELTTRGKEAASLLEDRAQEAVSSLVGRIAPEDRPRLTAAMSTVREILHDDHRFTPGPRVVLRSPRPGDLGWAIERNASVYAAEYGWDEEYEALVARIVADYASGRDPHREAMWVAELDGERAGCVFCVRDDAPGTARLRLLLVDPAARGHGIGGRLVDTCVAFARQAGYDALVLWTNDVLSGARRIYERAGFELIAENPHHSFGRDLVGQDWRLTL from the coding sequence ATGGCAGTCCAGGAGATCCGCGCGTTCAACCGCTTCTACACCAACCTCATCGGCGCGCTCGACTACAGCCGCCACCTCCACACACCGTTCACGCTCACCGAGGCGCGCGTGCTCTACGAACTCGCGCACGCGCGACGCACCGACGCGGCCGACCTGCGCGTGGAGTTGTCACTCGACGCCGGCCATCTCAGCCGGATGCTGTCGAAGTTCGAGGAGAGGCAGCTCGTCACGCGCAGGCCATCCGAGCAGGACGCGCGAAGACAGCGGATCGAGCTGACCACGCGGGGGAAGGAGGCCGCGTCCCTGCTGGAGGACCGCGCGCAGGAGGCCGTGAGTTCGCTGGTCGGCCGGATAGCACCGGAGGACCGGCCGCGGCTCACCGCTGCGATGAGCACGGTCCGCGAGATCCTGCACGACGACCACCGCTTCACCCCTGGCCCGCGCGTCGTCCTGCGCTCGCCCCGCCCGGGCGATCTGGGGTGGGCCATCGAGCGGAACGCCTCGGTGTACGCGGCTGAGTACGGCTGGGACGAGGAATACGAAGCTCTGGTCGCGCGCATCGTCGCGGACTACGCGTCGGGCCGCGACCCGCACCGCGAGGCGATGTGGGTGGCCGAACTCGACGGCGAGCGGGCGGGATGCGTCTTCTGCGTGCGGGACGACGCGCCCGGGACCGCGCGGTTGCGCCTGCTGCTGGTCGATCCGGCCGCCCGGGGCCACGGGATAGGCGGGCGCCTGGTGGACACGTGCGTCGCCTTCGCCCGCCAGGCCGGTTACGACGCGCTCGTCCTGTGGACCAACGACGTCCTGTCCGGGGCCCGCAGGATCTACGAGCGGGCCGGGTTCGAGCTGATCGCCGAGAACCCCCACCACAGCTTCGGCCGGGATCTGGTGGGACAGGACTGGCGCCTGACCCTGTGA
- a CDS encoding LacI family DNA-binding transcriptional regulator encodes MAVTLADVAARAGVSSATVSRVLNGNYPVAGSTRERVRRAVAELDYVVNGQARALAAASSDLVGVLVNDVADPFFGLIASALQREIGAGPGNPPSGGKLAVVCNTGGSPESELTYLTLLERQRAAGVVLTGGAVEDGPHTAAVAARLARLASSGTRIVLCGRPPLPDTAPGITTLTFDNRGGARRLTEHLLSLGHRRIGCVAGPPERSTTRHRLEGHYAALAAHGLVPGDGDAVGSGDLPGQPVVYGGYDRSSGYDGALELLRKDPSVTAVVASNDAAALGVCAALRDRGLRVPGDISVAGFDDLPFSVDASPALTTVRIPLQEAGARAGRLVLGRSAPPPGWVATVTTELMVRESTAPPAHPARTARTDR; translated from the coding sequence ATGGCAGTGACGCTGGCCGATGTCGCGGCGCGCGCGGGAGTGTCGTCGGCGACCGTCTCCCGGGTCCTCAACGGCAACTACCCGGTGGCCGGCAGCACCAGGGAGCGGGTGCGGCGGGCCGTGGCGGAGCTGGACTACGTCGTCAACGGTCAGGCGCGAGCGCTGGCCGCGGCGAGCTCCGACCTCGTCGGCGTCCTGGTCAACGACGTGGCGGACCCCTTCTTCGGCCTGATCGCCAGCGCGCTCCAGCGCGAGATCGGTGCCGGCCCCGGCAACCCTCCGAGCGGCGGCAAGCTGGCGGTGGTCTGCAACACCGGCGGGTCGCCCGAGTCCGAACTCACCTATCTCACCCTGCTCGAACGCCAGCGCGCGGCCGGCGTGGTACTGACCGGGGGCGCGGTCGAGGACGGGCCGCACACGGCCGCGGTGGCCGCCAGGCTGGCCCGGCTGGCCTCCTCCGGCACGCGGATCGTGCTGTGCGGGCGCCCGCCGCTGCCCGATACGGCGCCCGGCATCACGACCCTCACCTTCGACAACCGGGGCGGGGCGCGACGGCTGACCGAGCACCTGCTGTCGCTGGGGCACCGCCGGATCGGCTGCGTGGCCGGCCCGCCCGAACGCAGCACCACGCGGCACCGCCTCGAAGGCCACTACGCGGCACTGGCCGCCCACGGGCTCGTTCCCGGGGACGGCGACGCGGTGGGCAGTGGGGACCTGCCGGGCCAACCCGTCGTGTACGGCGGGTACGACCGCTCGTCCGGCTACGACGGCGCACTGGAACTGCTGCGCAAGGACCCCTCGGTGACCGCGGTCGTGGCGTCCAACGACGCCGCCGCGCTCGGCGTGTGCGCCGCCCTGCGCGACCGCGGGCTCCGCGTCCCCGGCGACATCTCCGTGGCCGGGTTCGACGACCTCCCGTTCAGCGTCGACGCCTCGCCGGCGCTGACCACCGTCCGCATCCCGCTCCAGGAGGCGGGAGCGCGCGCGGGCCGGCTGGTGCTGGGTCGGTCGGCCCCGCCGCCGGGCTGGGTGGCCACGGTGACCACGGAACTGATGGTCCGGGAGTCCACCGCGCCACCGGCCCATCCAGCCCGCACGGCCCGCACGGACCGCTGA
- a CDS encoding Gfo/Idh/MocA family protein, with translation MTRKTVRIAMNGVTGRMGYRQHLVRSILGLREQGGLDLGDGTVLWPEPVLVGRREHALRAIAERHGIEHWSTDLDGVLADPSVEIYFDAQVTSAREGAVRQAIAAGKHIYCEKPTGTTLAGAVELARLATEAGVKHGVVQDKLFLPGLQKLRRLVEGGFFGRILSVRGEFGYWVFEGDWQSAQRPSWNYRAEDGGGIVADMFPHWDYVLHELFGRVRSVQALTATHIPQRWDEQGKPYGATADDAAYGVFELEGGAVAQINSSWAVRVNRDELVEFQVDGTHGSAVAGLRKCRVQHRSATPKPVWNPDLPATETFRDQWQEVPDNADFDNGFKAQWELFLRHVALDEPWRWDLLAGARGVQLAELGLRSSEEGRRFEVPELSL, from the coding sequence ATGACACGCAAGACCGTGAGGATCGCCATGAACGGCGTCACCGGACGCATGGGCTATCGGCAGCACCTGGTACGGTCCATCCTCGGCCTGCGCGAGCAGGGCGGCCTCGACCTGGGCGACGGCACTGTGCTGTGGCCGGAGCCCGTACTCGTCGGCCGCCGCGAGCACGCGCTGCGCGCGATCGCCGAGCGGCACGGCATCGAGCACTGGAGCACCGACCTGGACGGGGTCCTGGCCGACCCGTCGGTCGAGATCTACTTCGACGCCCAGGTGACCTCCGCCCGCGAAGGGGCGGTCAGGCAGGCCATCGCGGCAGGCAAGCACATCTACTGCGAGAAGCCGACGGGCACCACGCTGGCCGGAGCCGTGGAACTCGCACGGCTCGCCACCGAGGCCGGAGTGAAGCACGGCGTGGTGCAGGACAAGCTCTTCCTGCCCGGCCTGCAGAAACTCCGGCGGCTGGTCGAAGGGGGCTTCTTCGGCCGGATCCTCTCCGTGCGCGGCGAGTTCGGGTACTGGGTCTTCGAGGGCGACTGGCAGAGCGCGCAGCGCCCGTCCTGGAACTACCGTGCCGAGGACGGCGGCGGCATCGTGGCGGACATGTTCCCGCACTGGGACTACGTGCTGCACGAGCTGTTCGGCCGGGTGCGCAGCGTCCAGGCGCTCACCGCCACCCACATCCCGCAGCGCTGGGACGAGCAGGGCAAGCCGTACGGCGCCACCGCGGACGACGCGGCCTACGGTGTCTTCGAGTTGGAGGGCGGGGCCGTCGCGCAGATCAACTCCTCCTGGGCCGTGCGGGTCAACCGGGACGAACTGGTCGAGTTCCAGGTGGACGGCACCCACGGCTCCGCCGTCGCGGGGCTGCGCAAGTGCCGCGTCCAGCACCGCTCGGCCACGCCCAAGCCGGTCTGGAACCCCGACCTGCCGGCGACGGAGACCTTCCGCGACCAGTGGCAGGAGGTCCCGGACAACGCCGACTTCGACAACGGCTTCAAGGCGCAGTGGGAGCTCTTCCTGCGCCACGTGGCGCTCGACGAGCCGTGGCGCTGGGACCTGCTGGCCGGTGCCCGGGGCGTCCAGCTCGCCGAGCTCGGCCTGAGGTCCTCCGAGGAAGGCCGCCGCTTCGAGGTCCCGGAGCTGTCGCTGTGA
- a CDS encoding sugar phosphate isomerase/epimerase family protein codes for MTADQGTARDLARLSINQETVKQWSLPELAEGCTALGIGSVGLWRAPVQEYGVRDAAALMREHGLAVTSLCRGGFFTASDPARRAEALADNRAAIDEAAMLGTDTLVLVSGGLSEGERDIAAARERVADAIGALVPYAAEHGVRLAIEPLHPMFASDRCVVSTLGQALDIAERFAPEHVGVVVDTYHLWWDDRAEAGIARAGGSGRIASFQVADWVTPLPEGVLLGRGQLGDGCVDLRGLRVRADEAGYRGQVEVEIFNPGLWARDGAEVLAEVADRYRRHVL; via the coding sequence ATGACCGCCGACCAGGGCACCGCGCGGGACCTCGCACGCCTGAGTATCAACCAGGAGACCGTGAAGCAGTGGTCGCTTCCCGAACTGGCCGAGGGATGTACGGCGCTCGGCATCGGGTCGGTCGGCCTGTGGCGCGCCCCGGTCCAGGAGTACGGGGTGCGCGACGCGGCCGCGCTGATGAGGGAGCACGGTCTCGCCGTCACCTCCCTGTGCCGGGGCGGCTTCTTCACCGCGTCCGACCCGGCGCGGCGGGCGGAGGCGCTGGCCGACAACCGGGCGGCGATCGACGAGGCCGCCATGCTCGGGACCGACACCCTGGTGCTCGTCTCGGGCGGCCTGTCCGAGGGCGAGCGGGACATCGCGGCGGCCCGGGAGCGGGTGGCGGACGCGATCGGCGCACTCGTGCCGTACGCGGCGGAGCACGGTGTGCGGCTGGCGATCGAGCCTCTGCACCCGATGTTCGCCTCGGACCGCTGCGTGGTCTCGACGCTGGGACAGGCGCTGGACATCGCGGAGCGGTTCGCACCCGAACACGTGGGTGTCGTCGTGGACACCTACCACCTGTGGTGGGACGACCGTGCGGAGGCGGGGATCGCGCGTGCCGGCGGGAGCGGGCGGATCGCGAGCTTCCAGGTCGCGGACTGGGTGACGCCGCTGCCCGAAGGGGTGCTGCTCGGGCGCGGGCAGCTCGGTGACGGATGCGTCGACCTGCGGGGACTGCGCGTGCGGGCCGACGAGGCCGGGTACCGGGGCCAGGTGGAGGTCGAGATCTTCAACCCCGGTCTGTGGGCCAGGGACGGCGCCGAGGTGCTCGCCGAGGTCGCGGACCGGTACCGGCGGCACGTGCTCTGA